In Candidatus Binatia bacterium, the DNA window GCGGGCGCTGAATCCAAAGATCGTCTACTGCTCGATCTCCGGCTTCGGCCAGACCGGTCCGTACCGCGATCGTCCCGGCTACGACACGGTGGGCCAGGCGATGAGCGGCCTGTTGAGCCTGCTGACCGATCCGGAAAATCCGCAAGGCATGGGCATCTCGTTCTCCGATCATCTGACCGGAATCTACGCCTGCTATGGGATTCTCGGCGCTCTCGTGAACCGGCTGTTGACCGGAGAAGGGCAGAGAGTGGAGACTTCTCTTCTCCGCGCCACGGTTTCTTTCACCAGCGAAAACGCCGTCCGCTTCTTCGAGACCGGCAATGTGCCGCGGCGCGCCACGCGCGTGCGCACCGCCGGCGTCTTTGCGTTCCTCGATCGCGACGGGCTTCCGTTCGTTATTCACCTCTCGTCGCCGGAGAAATTCTGGCGCGGCCTGTTGGAGGTCGCCGGCAAGCCGGAGTGGGCGGACGATCCGCGTTTCCGCAATCGCAAAGGCCGGCAGGAGAATCACGACCTGCTCGGGCAAATGCTCCAGGAGATTTTTCGCGGCGGACAACGCGAAGACTGGCTCCGGAAGCTTCAAGAGCGCGACGTCCCGGCCGCGCCGCTCAACACCATGGACGAAGTCTTCAAGGACCCGCAGGTGCGCGCGTACGGCTTTCCCATCGAAGTGGAGCACCCGAAGATGGGGAAGATGCGGCTCGTCGGCAGCGGGGTCGATCTCAGCCGCACGCCGCCGGCCGTGACCTTGCCGCCGCCGACGCTCGGCGAGCACACAGAGGAGATTCTTGAAAAGCTCGGTTACAATGCGGACGCTATTTCAAAACTACGCGAGCTGGGGGTAATTTAACGAAACCGCAAAATGTTGCATTTTGAGTTTTGAATTTTGAATTCGCAATTCAACATTCATCATTCAAAATTCAGAACTGCTTGTAGACCTGATCGAAGAACCCGGTTTCATCGAGTTTCCTGCACAAGCCCATGTCCGCCACGTCTTCGGGCTTGAGTTGCGCCGCCTTGGCGTTGAGACCGTGCTGCGCCATCAGCTTGAGCACCGACGCGACTCCTTCCAGGGTCGGGCAGGGCTTGCGCGGCAATTCCTTACGCAGATCGACATAGGCCTTCTCGACCTGCTCGGGCTTGCTCAAGCGCAAGTTCCTGCCGATGGTCTGCTGCACAGCCTTGGCGTTCGCCGGATTGTGAATGTAGGCGACGCCCTCGACGATCGATTTGGCGATGTTCTCGACGAGCTGCGGATTGGTTTTCATGAAGCTTCGCGAGATGACCAGTCCCGAAGACTGGAAGGGAACGTTCTCTTTGCCGGTATCCAGCAGCACGCGATAGCCCTCGCCTTGAATGACCTGGCCGAATTCGGGCGAGAGGCTCGTGGCGTCGACCGATCCAGCGCGGAGCGCCGCGAGCCGCTCGGGAACGCCGCCCGCGCCGAGCAAGGTGATGTTGTCGCGGCGCGGCACCAGGCCGAAATAATCGAGCGCGACATAAGTGGCGAGCGACGCGGAGCCCGACGGCGTGCCGATCGCGACCTTCTTGCCCTTGAGGTCTTCGGCGCTCTTGATCGACGATCGCGCGATAAACAAATAATCCAGTTTATTTTGCAGGCCGAGGATCATCGTCAGATCGCCGCCGCCGGTCACGGCGTTGGCCACGTGCGTGGCGCCGATCAAACCCAGCGCGACCTGCCCGGCGAGCATCGCTTGGGTCGCGCGCCCGGCGATAATGAAGACGAGATCGACGTCGAAGCCGTATTTGCGGAAGAAGCCGTGCTCCTTGGCGATCCACAGCGGCGTGACGTTGCTGCTGATCGCGCCGTGGGCGAACGCGAGCTTCGCCGGCTGATCGGCGGCCGAAGCATGCACCGGTCCGAGCGCGAGAGCGAGCAATGTAAAGATAAGCGCCGGATGCTTAATGACGTTCTCCTTTCGGCCAGAGTGCTTGTAGCACGCGTGCGGTTCGATGTAAACATATACGGACGATGCCGCGGCACCCGAGTTTGATACCGCTCTCTCACGACCACCATCACGGTCTCGCGTTGGCGCTGCGCTGCCGCAAACAGGCCCTCGGGCGATTGAAGCCGCTGGGAATTCAGGGATTGAAGGAGCGGGCGCAAGAACTGAAAGAATTTTTTCGCGCCAGCCTGACGCCTCACTTCGCTGCCGAGGAAGTCGCGCTTTTTCCATTCATGCGCTCGTCCATCCCGGAGTCGGAGCCGTTGATCTCGGAGTTGTTGGGCGAGCACGAGCAGCTACGCGGCTGGGTCGGCCTCCTCGATGACGAGAAGCATCTGGCCAAGACTTTGTTCGAAGCGGCGGACCTGCTCGAGCGTCATATCCGGCGCGAGGAGCGCGAGCTGTTCCCGCTTTTCGAAGCACACGCGGCGCCTGCCGGCGCCGAAAGCATAGGCCGGGAGATCGCGAAAATGATCAAGCACGAGCACCCGCAGGAATGATGAGATTCACGTTACAGTCAACCGGTAAGGAAATCGATTTCGCGCCCGCGAGAGTCATCATCGCGGGCTATACGGGACGCAACCAAGACGAGGTGCGCGCGCACGTGCGCGAGCTGGCGGCGCAGGGGATTCCGGCGCCGGCGGAAATTCCGGCTATCTTTCGAACGACGCTCGATAGACTCACCGTCGCAGACGAAATCGAGGTAGTGGGCGGTCGGACCGCGGGAGAGGCTGAAGTCGTTCTTTTGGTGAAGGGTGAGGTTGTTTGGGTCGCCGTCGGCAGCGACCACACGGACCGCGAGCTGGAGAAAATCGATATTGCCGCATCGAAACAGGTCTGTCCCAAGCCGGTCTCCGGCGAAGTTTGGAATTATGCCGACGTGCGCGAGCGCTGGGACAATTTGATTTTGAGAAGCTGGGTGGGAGAGAGCGGCAGGGAACAGCTTTACCAGGAGGGAAGGATGGCTGCGCTGCTGAGGCCGGAAGATGTGCTCGTCTTATTGCGCCGTCGCCTGGGAAAGCTCGTGGACGGCGCGACCGTTTACACCGGCACGATCCCATTGATCGGCGGCGCTTTTGTTCCCAAGCCGTATTTCGAAGCCGCGCTTTTCGATCCGGTCGCAGGCCGTTCGCTGCGGTGCGCTTATCGCACGCGTTCGCTCGAAGCTTGATGAATTTCTCGTCGAGGAGTCGCAAGATGATGAAAGAAGAGCTGGAATTTTTCGACGTGACTGAGAAGCCGTGGCGCGACGTGCCGGGAAGCAGATGCGCGGGTCTCCACGAGCGCATCTTGAGCGGCGATCCAAACACGGGAAACTATTCGCGGGTCCTCAGGTTCGACCCCGGCTGCGACACGACGCCCAACGGCGTGCTGACGCACAATTTCTGGGAGGAAGTTTATATCGTCGAGGGCAGCATCATCGATCTCAGCTTGAACCGGGAGTTCACGGCGGGGCAGTACGCCTGCCGCCCGCCGGGCATGCCCCACGGGCCGTGGAAGTCGCCCAACGGCTGCACGACGTTCGAGGTGCGCTACACCAAAGACTAGCTTCGTCGCAGTCTCGTTCGGTCCGACTAAGCAATCCGTGCCGACAACTGAAAATGAAATCTCGGCCCGCGCGCGCCGGCTGATTCTCATCAACGCCTGCCTGGGTCAGTTCATCGCGGCGGTGGACGCCCGCTCGGTCAACGTCGCGCTGCCGACGCTCTCGACCGAGTTCGCCACCACGATGGAAGTCGTCCAGTGGGTGCCGCTCTCATACCAGCTCACGGTGATCGGACTGGTCCTGAGCCTGGGCAGGCTCGGCGACATGGTCGGGCGAAAAAAGATCTACAATCTCGGCTTTGTGATTTTCATGAGCGGCTCGGCGCTCTGCGGTTTCGCCACCGGCATGGTTTCGCTCGTCCTGTTTCGCGTCGTCGAAGCGATCGGCGGCGCGATGATCCTGGCGAACGGCCGCGCCATCGTCTCGGCGGTTTTCGCCGGCGGCAGCAGGGGAAAGGCGCTGGGAATAACTTCGATGGCGTTCCATCTGGGTTACATCGTCGGCCCGTCGCTGGGCGGCTTTTTGATCGACAACGCGGGCTGGCGCTGGATTTTTTTCGTCAATCTTCCCGTCGCGCTGGCCGGCGCCGTCATGGCCTGGAAAGTCATCCGGGAAAGCACCGCGGCCAAAGGCTCGTACGGCGGCGTTGACCTTTTCGGCACGACGACCCTGCTTTGTTTCGTCGTCTCTTTGATCCTGGGCCTTAACCGGGCGGCGCGCTCCGGCTTCGACCCGTGGAGCGCCGGGCTGTTTTTTCTCTTCGCCCTGTTTCTCGCGCTGTTTATTTTTTTCGAGCGCCGCTCGCCCGATCCGATCCTCGATTTGCGCCTTTTCCAGAGGCGGCTTTTCACCGCGGGAATCGTAAGCCTTTGGCTGATCTCGTTGACCCAGACCGCCACGTTTTTTCTCCTGCCGTTTTATCTTCAGGGCATGCTTGGGCTCACTCCCACCGCAGTCGGAATCACCTTGATCTTTTATTCGGTGGTCATCGTATTCATGGCGCCGATCGGCGGCTCGCTCTCCGACAGGTTCGGCTCGCGCCTGCTCTGCACAGCCGGATGCGCTTGCACGTTCGTCAGCGTGTTGATGATGGCGCGCGTGGGGCTCGACTCGACCCGGCTCGCGGTTATCATCCCGCTCATGGGGATGGGGCTTGGCTGGTCGCTCTTCGCCTCGCCGAATTTGAGCGCTCTGTTCGGCTCGGTGTCTCACGACCGACTCGGCGCCGTCAGCGGCGTCACGGTGACCACGGCGAACTCCGCCAATGCCGTCGGCATCGCTTTGGCGAGCATGCTCTTCGTGCGCGGGCTCGATCGGTATGGCGTCTTATCGGCGAGCGCGACGGCCTATACGGAATGGTCCCGCGCGCCCGAGGCGTACCTGTCGGCTTTTCAGAGCTCGTGGTTGGTTTTCGCCGGTTTCGCCTTGATCGCGGTCTTCTTCTCCGCGGCGCAGGAGCCGCCGGAGCGACGGAAGACTTAGAGAAGATAATTCAGCCCTCAAGCGCGAACCACTCCGGGCGAGGTCAATAGTTTCTGTGTCTCGAGGGCCACCCTCGCCTGCCGCCCCAATGGTGCTTACTCCATCCGACAGGGCCTGCCGTGTCGCCGTACGTCCCTGTGACCTCGCTCTCCGAGTTCGCACTTTCGGGCTCAAGCGATCCTTTCGGGACGTCAGATCTCATAGTTCAGATTGCAATATGAGATTTGTAATTTGAGATTTGGAGATTCCGAGCGGAGCGAGGACTGGCCTGATTATCCGCCACCAGGCGGGTGATGGTCGATGTGGATGTATGCCTCGATGAAGCGCACGATTCTGTTTTCGTCGAAGTCGTCGAACTTGTCGATGCGCGACCAGGCGGTGAGCGCGATTTTTTCTTTCATGTCGGGGTACGGCGCGAGAATCACGTTGCGGCTGTAGCGCCGGACGATCCCGGCCAGTTTTTCGATCAACGGCACACATTCAGGATTGGTTAGCGGACAGTTGTATTGCACGATCACGCCGCCGTCTTCGAGGTTGTGCACTTGCAGCTCCTTGGTGACGGGCTGCTGATGAATGCCCCAGTTCGCGATCATAGGCAGGTGCGGTCCGGACGTGGGCGGGTCGCTGTTGTAGTTTATAAGGCCGACTTCCGATTCGGAGATGTGTCGGTTCCCCAAACTTTTGACGAACTGCGCCGGCGAACCCGCGTTCCACTTGGCGTAGGCCCAATACCCGGCTCCCGCGAGGAGCAGCGCGCCGATCAGACAAAGGACCGCCGTCTGTAACCTGGAGGCGATTTTTTTCTTTTGGTTTTGTTTTTGCTGGGCATCTTTCCTGGCCTGGCGCTCGGTCTTGCGCCGCTCCGTGCGTGACAATTCGGCCATATCCCTCTTCCAGAATCGTCAAAGCGTGGACTCAACCGCCGGTCGCGCGAGCACGCGGTCCATCCAGCGCTTCAAATTAGGGAACCGGTGATCGACTTCAAAGCGGTAGCGCTGCCGGCGGATGAAAAAGGGAATGAGCGTGATATCCGCCAGGGAGTAGTCGCCGGCGAAATATTCCCGTCCGGCCATCTCCAGCTCGAGCGCGGTCAAGTAGTCTTTGAGTTTCTCTTGCGCTTTTTCTTGATTATCGCTGTGCAAAATTTCATGGGCGGCTCCATGCAGCCGGGTGTTGCAATAATCCATCCAGATTCTAACCTGTGCCCTCGCGGCCGGATTTTCGGGCATGAGGCGCACGTCGGGATATTTTTCTTCGAGATACTCGTCGATGATGTTGGATTCGTAAATCACGGCTTGATCGTCGACGAGCACGGGCACTTTGCCGTACGGATTGAGCTCGAGCAGCTCTTTGGGCTTGTTCTTGAGATCCACTTCAGCGAGGTCGTAAGAAATCCGTTTCTCCGCCAGGACAATCCTTGTCCTATGGGCGTACGGTCAGGTGTGGCACGAAAAGAGTTTTCTCATGAGAGTCGTCTATCATTATTTGCCCCGTTTCTCCAGCTTATCGCGCAGACCGTCGCCGACGAGATTCAAAGCCAGAACCGTCGCCATGATAGCGAGGCCGGGATAGGCGGTGAGATGCGGCGCGACCAGAATGAACTGTCTGCCTTCGTTCAGCATCGAGCCCCACGACGGCGTCGGCGGCTCGGCGCCCAAGCCCAAAAAGCTGAGACTGCCCTCGGCGATGATCGCCGCCGCCATGCCGAACATCGCTTGAATCGCGAGCGAAGGAAGAAGGTTCGGCAGCATGTGAAGCCGGATGACGCGCGCCGGCGGGGCCCCCAGAGCCTCGGCCGCGTGGACGAACTCTTTCTCTCTCAGCGCGAGGATTTCGCCGCGCACGAGACGGGCGTAGGCGGTCCAGCCGATCAGGCTCAGCGCCAATACGACGTGGTCCAGGCCGGGGCCGAGCACGGCGGTGAAGGCGATGGCGAGCAGGATTCCGGGAAATGCCATCAGCACGTCCACGAGCCGCATGAGAAGCTGATCCACCCAGCCGCGGAAGTAGCCGGCAAGAGCGCCGACCAAGAAACCGATCAGGACGGAAATCGTCACGGTCGTGGTTCCGACCATGAGCGAGACGCGGCTGCCGTACACGATACGGCTCAGCACGTCGCGACCGAGCTTGTCGGTGCCCAGTGGGTGTTCTCGCGACGAGGCGGCGAGATCGTTCTCCAGGTTCTGCGCCGTCGGGCTGTACGGCGCAATCACCGGCCCCAGCGCGGCCGTAGAGACGAGTGCGATCAGAATCGCTGCACCGATGAAAACGATCGATCTACTTATCATAGGCGATTTTCGGGTCCGCCCAACGGTAGCAGATGTCCGTGAGCAGATTGACGGCCAGGTAAGAGACCGCAATGGTCAAGACGCAGCCCTGGACCAGAGGGTAGTCGCGCGTCTGGATCGCCTGGAGCGTGAGCCGGCCGACGCCCGGCCAGCTAAAAATAGATTCGGTGATGATCGAGCCCGCGAGCAGCGCGCCGAACTGGAGGCCGACGATGGTGATGACGGAGATGAGCGAGTTGCGGAGCGCGTGCTTGAGCCAGACGCGCCGCTCGCTGAGGCCTTTGGCACGCGCCGTGCGGATATAATCTTCATGGATCGTCTGGAGCAGACCCGAGCGGACCATGCGCGTCAGGATCGCCGCCATCGCCATGCCGAGCGTGAGAGAGGGGAGGATGAGATGGTCGATGCCGCCGCGGCCCGAGACCGGCAGCCAGCCGAGCTCGATCGAGAAAAAAATCATCAGCAGCGGGCCGAGCCAAAAATTGGGCATCGCCAGGCCGAATAGAGAGAAGAGAAGGGCGAGACGATCGATCCAGGTATCGCGCTTTGCGGCCGCCGCGATCCCCAGCGGAAAGGCGAGAAGAAATGCCACAGCCATCGCCGCCAACGTTAGCTCCAGAGTGGCGGGCAGACGCTTCAGAATCAGCTCCGCGACCGTGGCCTGCTCGTAGAGCGAGCGGCCGAGATCCCCCACCGATAGGCCGGCGAGAAAGCGTAGATATTGATTCCACAGCGGCTGGTCCAGCCCTAACTCGCGGCGCAGCGACGCTTTGTCGATGCTGCTCGCGGTCTCTCCCAGCATCGCTTCCACCGGATCGCCGGGAACGACGCGAATGAGCAGAAACACGACCGTCACTGCGCCGAACAGCGTGGGGAGAAGGAGCAGAAGGCGATGGAGCAAAAAACGTTTCACGTTTCAACAGGCGCTTGAAAAATGATTATCCGTCGCCCGCCCGTGAGTCTCTCTCCGGGCCGATGCATGCCCTTCGGGATCTCAATAGCAAATCTCAAATCTGAGATCTGAAATCTTCGATTTGAAATTCCAAGCAAAGCGAGGACATGTCGGCCCCTTCGAGAAACCGCCGGACGGGAGTTGCGCAAGTGCAATCGACCGAAGAGGTTTGAAAACATGATCTTTTAATTGCCGGTAGCCGCCGACAGCGAAACCTTCCTGAGCGAGATCAGATCGCCGTCGGGATAGGGGACGAAGCCCCGGACGTTCGGCTTCATGACGACGACGTTCTTCCACCACCACAGCGGAACGTAGGGAAGATCGTCGGCAAGAATTTTTTGCACGCTGCTGTATACGCGCCGGCGCTCTTCGATCGACGCGGCGCTTCTGCCTTGCTCCAGCAAGCGGTCGAGCGCGGGATTGCGGTATCGACCACGATTGTTTCCGTTCGGCGGCACGCTCTCGGAATGGAACAAATTATAATAAATATCGGGGTCCACCACGCCGACCCATTCGAGCGAGTAGAGGTGGAAGTTGCCGCTTTTCACGTCGCCGTAAAAAGTTCCCCATTCGTAGGCGCGCACTTCCAGCTCGATGCCGACGCGGGCGAGTTGTTCCTTCAAAGTTTCGGCGACTCTCTTTCTCAGATCCAGGTTCGTCGTCTTGTAGGAGAGCTTGAAGCGCGGCAGCGGGCCGTCGCCGTCCGGATCGGGAAAGCCCGCTGCGTCCAGCAGCCGCTTGGCCGCTTCCGGATCATAGCTTAGCTGCGCCACCGCCGGCTCGTACGCCCAATGCCGCGGCGAGAGAAGTCCGGTCGCGGGAGTCGCGAGATCCTTGAGGATGTGCCGGATGATCGCCTCGCGATCGATCGCGCGGCCGAGCGCCTGCCGCACCTCGCGGCGCGCCAGAATAGGATGCTCAAGATTCATGCCGATGTATTGAAAGATCGTTCCCTGCTCGCTCTGGATCGCGGCGCCGGTGTTTTTCGCGAGCCAGGGAAGCATGTCGGGCTCGAAGTAGTTCTGAATAAAATCGACGGTGCCTTTTCGAAACTCGAGAACGCGCACGATCGCGTCCGGGATGACTTTGAAGACAACCGTCGAAATGCCGGGCGGGCCGTCCCAGTACGATGGATTCGCCGTAAGAACGACCCGCTCTCCGGGACTGAGCTCGGCCAGAGAGAATGGACCCGAGCCGATGAGTCTCTGTCTGCCGGATTGTCCGTAGCCAGGTGTCCCGGCGGGGACGATTCCTAAAGTAAGCTCTTCTAGAAACGGCGCGAAAGGCGCTTTAAGCCGGAAGCGCACCTCGTGCGAGCCTAGTTGGTCCACTGCCTGGAGAAAACCGAGTTTTCCCCGCTTCGGCGAGCGGTTTTTCGCGTCGAGGACGGAGTCGTAAGTGAATTTCACATCCGTGGCGGTCAGCGGCTTGCCGTCATGAAAGAAGACGCCTTGTCGAAGACGGAAAACGTAAGTCCTGTCATCGATAGGTTGCCATTTTACGGCTAGATCGGGCTCCAGGCGGGAGTTTTCGTCGGGACGCAGAAGGCCATTGAAGATCAATCGGCTGATACGCTCCGAATAGGCGTCCGTAGCGTAGCGCGGATCCAGATAAGTGGGGCTGCTTTCGAGCGCTACGACCAGAGTGTCTGGCGGAGTATCTGGGCGCCGGCCCGTTTTTTGGCACGAGAATAGCAGTGCTGAAGCGGAAAGGAGGGCAACCAAGAGAAGGGTTTTAACAATCACCGGCAAGTTTTTGACAACAAAGTAGCTCTTTTGGTACAATGCGTCAATTTTATTATGAACGCACAGCGATTTCCCGTAGGACTGTTTTCCGCGCTTCTGATCGCCGTCTGCTTGGCCCGGCCTTCCTCGCTGCCGGCTGAGGAAAATCCCTTTCCGGTTCTCCCCGGTTTGGAGAACGCGGTCGAGTTTTGGCGTCTGGTTTTTACCCAATACGGCGGCACCGAGGTGATTTTTCACGACCGGCAGGACCCGCTGAAAATCTACAAAGTCGTCAACATCGATGACAATAGCAACGCGCGCAAGCTGATCAGAGAAGAGATCGCGGCGATCGGCCAGGCGGAAGGCTTTGAGGCGCCCGAACAGAGAGTGAGGGCGCAGAGGGGCGTGAAGGACCGATTTATTGCCGGACTGGCGCTGTCGCGGCGCTATCTCGACCAGATGCAAAAAATCATGCGCGAGGAAGGCCTGCCGGAAGAAATTGCCTATCTTCCTCTCGTGGAATCTTCTTTCAACCTCAATGCCCGCTCCAGCGCCGGCGCGCTCGGCATGTGGCAATTCATGCCTTCTACGGGAAAGAAATTCATGCGCGTCGGTCCGGTACTGGACGAGAGACGCGACCCGATCGAATCGACGCGGGCCGCGGCGCGCTTCCTGAGTCAAAATTATGACGCTCTCGGCAACTGGCCGCTGGCGCTTACCGCCTATAACCACGGCAGGGAGGGCATGGCGCGCGCCGTCGCCGAAGTGGGCTCCACCGATCTCGTCGAGATCATCCAGCGTTACCAGGCGCCGTCCTTCGGCTTCGCCTCCAAGAGCTTTTACGCCGAGTTTCTGGCCGCGGTGGACGTGGCGCGGAGAAGCGCGGAATTTTTTCCCGATCTCGAATATCATCCGCCCATGCCGCTGGAAGAGTTGCCGGTCGAGCGCAACGTTTCGATTGTGGCTTTACTGAAGCCGACGGATATCTCTCACGCTCAATTTCTGGCGTGGAATCCTGCGTTGACTTCCAAGACCAGGGATATTCCCGGCGGATATCGCGTCAAAGCGCCGCCCGACAAGCTGGAAGCGCTCGTCGCCGCCTATAGAAAGATCGCCGGAGCATCGAAAGAAGGCGCGGCCAAGATCGTTGCGGCTTCGAAAACTTCGCTCGACTGGATTCTCCACCACGTCGCGCCCGGCGAGACGCTCTCCAAGATCGCCCGTAACTACAAAGTCACGGTCAGCGCGATCCAAGAAGCCAACGGTATGAGCAACGCCCACCGCCTGGCCATCGGCCAGCAGCTCAAGATTCCCAAAAAAGCCTAGCTTCTAAACAAGCTATCCCGCCCAAGTTTCCGGCGGCTACCGCGCCATCGCCGCCGGCGCGGCGGATAGCCTCAGGATCTGCCGTTTTTTCTCGGGCCGGTCTTGATGGCCTCGCGGATTGTCTGGCGGAATTTTTGAATCAGCGCCGAGTCGTTGTGTGCACGCCAGGCGAGGGCGATCTCCAGTCGCGCCGCTTCCGCAAGCGTGCGGAAGACGACACCGGAGTAGCGGTGATCGACGCTGAGCGGCAGAAGCGTGAGGCCGATGCCCGCAGCGACAAGCCCCAGTATGGTTGACGGATGGTCCGCCTCATGGCGCACGTTGAGCGGGAGTGCTTCCCTCTGGTAGAGGCTGATGACGTAGTCATAGAACAGCGGAGCGGTCGCGCGCTTGAATAGGATATAAGGCTCGCGTGCCAGCTCGGCGAGAGTGAGCCGTTGCCTCGAAGCAAGTCGATGACGCCGAGGGAGTGCGACGATGAGGGGATGACGAGCGATGGCCTCGGTCGTCACTCCGGGAAGCGGCGCCGTCAGGCTGTCATCGCAAGGCCGGACAAGAAAGCCAACGTCGATCCGGCCCGACGCGAGGGCCGCTACTTGCTCATTCACGATCATATTGTGCATCTGCAGTTGAACATCGGGACAGCGCGACGTGCGCCAGGATCGAGCGCGCCTCTTCGAGAAATAGACGCCCGGAGGTCGTAAGCTCGACGTGCCGCTTGGCTACGACCGCACGATAGATTCGCCTAGGGGCGATCGCTGTAGCGACACCTAACACTGTTAGAATGGAGAAGTACGAGGTTTGGATTCTGGGGTGTGGACGCTGAAATGTCAGAACTGCGGCGTGACTTTCAACGTCGAACTGACAGGCGGCCAGAGAATCATCGAGTTTGCCAAGGAACAAATCTGCCCTCACTGCCTGAAGAAGCCGGAAGATGTCACGGGAAAAGAG includes these proteins:
- the nikB gene encoding nickel ABC transporter permease encodes the protein MKRFLLHRLLLLLPTLFGAVTVVFLLIRVVPGDPVEAMLGETASSIDKASLRRELGLDQPLWNQYLRFLAGLSVGDLGRSLYEQATVAELILKRLPATLELTLAAMAVAFLLAFPLGIAAAAKRDTWIDRLALLFSLFGLAMPNFWLGPLLMIFFSIELGWLPVSGRGGIDHLILPSLTLGMAMAAILTRMVRSGLLQTIHEDYIRTARAKGLSERRVWLKHALRNSLISVITIVGLQFGALLAGSIITESIFSWPGVGRLTLQAIQTRDYPLVQGCVLTIAVSYLAVNLLTDICYRWADPKIAYDK
- the nikC gene encoding nickel transporter permease, which translates into the protein MISRSIVFIGAAILIALVSTAALGPVIAPYSPTAQNLENDLAASSREHPLGTDKLGRDVLSRIVYGSRVSLMVGTTTVTISVLIGFLVGALAGYFRGWVDQLLMRLVDVLMAFPGILLAIAFTAVLGPGLDHVVLALSLIGWTAYARLVRGEILALREKEFVHAAEALGAPPARVIRLHMLPNLLPSLAIQAMFGMAAAIIAEGSLSFLGLGAEPPTPSWGSMLNEGRQFILVAPHLTAYPGLAIMATVLALNLVGDGLRDKLEKRGK
- a CDS encoding ABC transporter substrate-binding protein, producing MLALALGPVHASAADQPAKLAFAHGAISSNVTPLWIAKEHGFFRKYGFDVDLVFIIAGRATQAMLAGQVALGLIGATHVANAVTGGGDLTMILGLQNKLDYLFIARSSIKSAEDLKGKKVAIGTPSGSASLATYVALDYFGLVPRRDNITLLGAGGVPERLAALRAGSVDATSLSPEFGQVIQGEGYRVLLDTGKENVPFQSSGLVISRSFMKTNPQLVENIAKSIVEGVAYIHNPANAKAVQQTIGRNLRLSKPEQVEKAYVDLRKELPRKPCPTLEGVASVLKLMAQHGLNAKAAQLKPEDVADMGLCRKLDETGFFDQVYKQF
- a CDS encoding hemerythrin domain-containing protein, with the protein product MPRHPSLIPLSHDHHHGLALALRCRKQALGRLKPLGIQGLKERAQELKEFFRASLTPHFAAEEVALFPFMRSSIPESEPLISELLGEHEQLRGWVGLLDDEKHLAKTLFEAADLLERHIRREERELFPLFEAHAAPAGAESIGREIAKMIKHEHPQE
- a CDS encoding ABC transporter substrate-binding protein, which produces MIFNGLLRPDENSRLEPDLAVKWQPIDDRTYVFRLRQGVFFHDGKPLTATDVKFTYDSVLDAKNRSPKRGKLGFLQAVDQLGSHEVRFRLKAPFAPFLEELTLGIVPAGTPGYGQSGRQRLIGSGPFSLAELSPGERVVLTANPSYWDGPPGISTVVFKVIPDAIVRVLEFRKGTVDFIQNYFEPDMLPWLAKNTGAAIQSEQGTIFQYIGMNLEHPILARREVRQALGRAIDREAIIRHILKDLATPATGLLSPRHWAYEPAVAQLSYDPEAAKRLLDAAGFPDPDGDGPLPRFKLSYKTTNLDLRKRVAETLKEQLARVGIELEVRAYEWGTFYGDVKSGNFHLYSLEWVGVVDPDIYYNLFHSESVPPNGNNRGRYRNPALDRLLEQGRSAASIEERRRVYSSVQKILADDLPYVPLWWWKNVVVMKPNVRGFVPYPDGDLISLRKVSLSAATGN
- a CDS encoding MFS transporter, with the protein product MPTTENEISARARRLILINACLGQFIAAVDARSVNVALPTLSTEFATTMEVVQWVPLSYQLTVIGLVLSLGRLGDMVGRKKIYNLGFVIFMSGSALCGFATGMVSLVLFRVVEAIGGAMILANGRAIVSAVFAGGSRGKALGITSMAFHLGYIVGPSLGGFLIDNAGWRWIFFVNLPVALAGAVMAWKVIRESTAAKGSYGGVDLFGTTTLLCFVVSLILGLNRAARSGFDPWSAGLFFLFALFLALFIFFERRSPDPILDLRLFQRRLFTAGIVSLWLISLTQTATFFLLPFYLQGMLGLTPTAVGITLIFYSVVIVFMAPIGGSLSDRFGSRLLCTAGCACTFVSVLMMARVGLDSTRLAVIIPLMGMGLGWSLFASPNLSALFGSVSHDRLGAVSGVTVTTANSANAVGIALASMLFVRGLDRYGVLSASATAYTEWSRAPEAYLSAFQSSWLVFAGFALIAVFFSAAQEPPERRKT
- a CDS encoding DUF3105 domain-containing protein — translated: MAELSRTERRKTERQARKDAQQKQNQKKKIASRLQTAVLCLIGALLLAGAGYWAYAKWNAGSPAQFVKSLGNRHISESEVGLINYNSDPPTSGPHLPMIANWGIHQQPVTKELQVHNLEDGGVIVQYNCPLTNPECVPLIEKLAGIVRRYSRNVILAPYPDMKEKIALTAWSRIDKFDDFDENRIVRFIEAYIHIDHHPPGGG
- a CDS encoding cupin, giving the protein MMKEELEFFDVTEKPWRDVPGSRCAGLHERILSGDPNTGNYSRVLRFDPGCDTTPNGVLTHNFWEEVYIVEGSIIDLSLNREFTAGQYACRPPGMPHGPWKSPNGCTTFEVRYTKD
- a CDS encoding DUF2848 family protein produces the protein MMRFTLQSTGKEIDFAPARVIIAGYTGRNQDEVRAHVRELAAQGIPAPAEIPAIFRTTLDRLTVADEIEVVGGRTAGEAEVVLLVKGEVVWVAVGSDHTDRELEKIDIAASKQVCPKPVSGEVWNYADVRERWDNLILRSWVGESGREQLYQEGRMAALLRPEDVLVLLRRRLGKLVDGATVYTGTIPLIGGAFVPKPYFEAALFDPVAGRSLRCAYRTRSLEA
- a CDS encoding CoA transferase; protein product: MAGALAGIRVLEIASYVTGPFASLLLADLGAEVVKIEQPGQGDPFRGWGENLYSSNFRSLNRNKKSLTLDIRRDEAREIFLKLAAASDVVIENFRPGTLDKRGMGYETVRALNPKIVYCSISGFGQTGPYRDRPGYDTVGQAMSGLLSLLTDPENPQGMGISFSDHLTGIYACYGILGALVNRLLTGEGQRVETSLLRATVSFTSENAVRFFETGNVPRRATRVRTAGVFAFLDRDGLPFVIHLSSPEKFWRGLLEVAGKPEWADDPRFRNRKGRQENHDLLGQMLQEIFRGGQREDWLRKLQERDVPAAPLNTMDEVFKDPQVRAYGFPIEVEHPKMGKMRLVGSGVDLSRTPPAVTLPPPTLGEHTEEILEKLGYNADAISKLRELGVI
- a CDS encoding glutathione S-transferase family protein: MPENPAARAQVRIWMDYCNTRLHGAAHEILHSDNQEKAQEKLKDYLTALELEMAGREYFAGDYSLADITLIPFFIRRQRYRFEVDHRFPNLKRWMDRVLARPAVESTL